A genomic window from Vitis riparia cultivar Riparia Gloire de Montpellier isolate 1030 chromosome 16, EGFV_Vit.rip_1.0, whole genome shotgun sequence includes:
- the LOC117933615 gene encoding rust resistance kinase Lr10-like, which translates to MTNNFANKLGQGGFGSVYKGKLRSGRIVAVKVLVMSKANRQDFINEVATIGRIHHVNVVRLVGFCVQGSKWALIYDFMPNGSLDKFIFLKEENNTFLSWERLYKVALGVGRGIEYLHQGCDMQILHFDIKPHNILLDEDFTPKVSNFGLAKLYSTNESMVSLTAARGTLGYIAPELFYKNIGGVSYKADVYSFGMLLMEMVGRRKNVNANAEHSSQIYFPSWIYDRYDQGDNIDLGDATEDEKKLVRKMVIVAL; encoded by the coding sequence ATGACTAATAACTTTGCGAATAAATTAGGTCAAGGAGGCTTTGGCTCTGTATATAAAGGAAAACTTCGAAGTGGTCGCATTGTAGCTGTGAAAGTGTTGGTCATGTCAAAAGCTAATAGACAAGATTTCATCAATGAGGTTGCAACAATAGGAAGAATTCATCATGTTAATGTGGTGAGACTTGTAGGATTTTGTGTACAGGGATCAAAATGGGCACTTATATATGACTTCATGCCCAATGGTTCTCTtgataagtttatttttcttaaagaagaaaataacacttttttgaGCTGGGAAAGGTTGTATAAGGTTGCACTTGGAGTGGGGCGTGGGATTGAATACTTACATCAAGGTTGTGACATGCAAATTCTACATTTTGATATCAAGCCACACAATATTCTTCTTGATGAAGACTTTACAccaaaagtttcaaattttggCCTTGCAAAATTGTATTCAACAAATGAAAGTATGGTGTCTCTCACTGCCGCACGAGGAACACTGGGATATATTGCTCCAgaattattctataaaaatattggaGGTGTCTCCTACAAAGctgatgtttatagttttggaatgttgttaATGGAGATGGTGGGGAGAAGAAAGAATGTGAATGCAAATGCAGAGCATTCgagtcaaatatattttccatcATGGATTTATGACAGATATGATCAAGGGGATAACATAGACTTGGGAGATGCCACCGAAGATGAAAAGAAGTTGGTTAGGAAAATGGTGATAGTTGCACTATGA
- the LOC117933411 gene encoding uncharacterized protein LOC117933411, translating to MLKKAAIKTEYFTLSGTHNPKQSISLSLSKLIMLREAQLVGVGLMTVVIHACFLSVCVAKHHKYQRCSPSSCGDLRNISYPFRLQDDPPSCGYPEYELICENNRTMINLYGGKYLVTQINYHNYTIRVVDPGRKKDNCLIPSPLHSIGAYYTEYNYESPYYWPFKWRAVYSPSPSEPISYTIVLMNCEQSNTHDNYIPIIPCNTTGYSSSSSPTYAYAVVGYNVFLGDIPYSCTIGTYMIIQPLKALPEPSNLSMSDLQDYLLLGLQLSFLSHFCDHQCEMEGLYCRYEHFFGNAGFKCQESRNEYSPDTSEKNCE from the coding sequence ATGTTGAAGAAAGCTGCAATTAAAACAGAGTATTTCACTCTCTCTGGAACTCACAACCCAAAACAgagcatctctctctctctctcaaagtTGATAATGTTAAGGGAGGCACAACTCGTGGGAGTAGGCCTCATGACAGTAGTCATCCATGCCTGCTTCCTTTCAGTTTGTGTTGCTAAGCATCACAAGTACCAGAGATGCAGCCCCTCTTCCTGCGGAGATCTGAGGAACATTTCCTACCCTTTTCGATTACAAGACGATCCCCCCAGCTGCGGTTACCCTGAGTATGAATTGATTTGTGAAAACAATCGTACTATGATAAACCTGTACGGAGGGAAATACTTAGTTACCCAGATCAACTACCATAATTATACAATTCGGGTAGTGGATCCTGGGCGAAAGAAGGACAACTGTTTGATCCCCAGTCCTCTTCATTCCATTGGTGCATATTACACTGAGTATAACTATGAATCCCCATATTATTGGCCTTTTAAATGGAGAGCTGTTTATTCTCCTTCACCTTCTGAACCAATATCCTATACAATAGTTTTGATGAACTGTGAGCAGTCAAACACCCACGATAACTATATTCCTATAATTCCATGCAACACTACAGGCTATTCCTCTTCCTCATCACCAACATACGCTTATGCAGTAGTCGGATACAATGTGTTCCTGGGAGATATTCCGTATTCATGCACCATCGGCACATATATGATTATTCAACCATTGAAGGCACTTCCAGAGCCCAGCAACCTTTCAATGTCAGATTTGCAAGATTACCTGCTTCTGGGGCTTCAGCTTTCATTTTTGTCTCACTTCTGCGACCACCAATGCGAAATGGAAGGGCTATATTGCCGCTATGAACATTTCTTTGGGAATGCCGGCTTTAAATGCCAGGAGTCAAGGAACGAATATAGTCCGGACACTTCAGAGAAAAATTGTGAGTAA
- the LOC117933412 gene encoding rust resistance kinase Lr10-like has protein sequence MGISLFFFFLFMGLFAEINGRSQDEECKASRCSHHGPVIRFPFRLKHQSDHCGYPEFELSCSENKQTILEPPYSLKLSVEKINYTSQEIIGRPDYCHRRKFQNFNLSASPFQFTESYLRSFSFFSCSENKAKSYGLKSIPCSFLSSDPVYAIESSSSLYFTNLSSCRKVFKATLPHYIFYGENHISMNWSIPMCGNCEAKGKKCQRKKSNSTEPEIECIDKPEKEVILGFLHLSLGIFIIFIVYRSNKLKREHKINIQRFLEDYKALKPSRYSYADIKKITNNFKDKLGQGGYGTVYKGRLSNEVFVAVKILNDFKGNGEEFINEVRTMGTIHHVNVVRLVGFCADGYKRALICEFLPNDSLEKFIFSTFGNNRSLGWCKLHDIAIGIAKGIEYLHQGCDQRILHFDIKPHNILLDHNFNPKISDFGLAKLCSKEQSTVSMTTARGTMGYIAPEMLSRNFGSVSYKSNVYSFGMLLLEMVGGRKNIDFMVENISQAYFPEWLYNHLDQEQEVHIRIEEENDTKIAKKLSIIGLWCIQWYLSNRPSMKVVVRMLEREEDNLVMPPNPFASMGQTSTSVKRRKTSVQPGLTVISEIE, from the exons ATGGGCATctctttattcttcttcttcttgtttatGGGATTGTTTGCAGAGATTAATGGAAGGAGCCAAGATGAAGAGTGCAAGGCGTCAAGGTGCAGTCACCATGGCCCAGTCATCCGGTTTCCGTTCCGGCTAAAACACCAGTCAGACCACTGTGGATATCCGGAGTTTGAGTTATCATGCTCAGAAAATAAGCAGACCATACTAGAGCCCCCATATTCATTAAAACTCTCCGTGGAGAAGATAAATTACACTTCTCAGGAAATTATAGGCCGACCCGATTATTGCCATCGCAGGAagtttcaaaactttaatttatcTGCCTCTCCCTTCCAGTTCACGGAGTCCTACTTAAGGAGCTTCTCCTTTTTCAGTTGTTCAGAAAATAAAGCAAAGTCATATGGGCTTAAGTCTATCCCTTGCAGTTTTCTCTCAAGTGACCCAGTTTATGCCATTGAGTCCAGCTCTTCTCTCTATTTCACCAACTTATCCTCTTGCCGGAAGGTTTTCAAGGCTACACTCCcacattatatattttatgggGAAAACCATATTTCTATGAACTGGTCAATCCCAATGTGCGGAAATTGtgaagcaaaaggaaagaagtGTCAGCGGAAGAAGAGTAATAGCACAGAACCCGAAATCGAATGCATTGATAAACCAGAAAAAG AAGTAATCCTTGGTTTCCTTCACCTCTCGTTGGGAATATTTATAATCTTTATTGTCTATCGctccaataaattaaaaagagagcataaaataaatattcaaaggTTTTTAGAAGATTATAAAGCTCTCAAGCCCTCAAGGTATTCTTATGCTGATATTAAGAAGATCACAAACAATTTCAAGGACAAATTAGGTCAAGGAGGTTACGGGACTGTTTATAAAGGAAGACTCtcaaatgaagtttttgttgcAGTAAAGATTCTTAATGATTTCAAAGGGAATGGGGAAGAGTTCATTAATGAAGTGAGAACAATGGGTACTATTCATCATGTTAATGTGGTTCGTTTGGTCGGGTTTTGTGCAGATGGATATAAACGAGCTTTAATTTGTGAATTCTTACCAAATGACTCATTAGaaaagttcatattttcaacATTTGGTAACAATCGTTCACTTGGTTGGTGTAAGCTTCATGATATTGCTATAGGCATAGCTAAAGGAATTGAGTATCTTCACCAAGGTTGTGATCAAAGAATCctccattttgatatcaaacctCATAATATTTTGCTTGATCACAACTTTAATCCGAAGATCTCTGATTTTGGTTTGGCCAAATTATGTTCTAAGGAGCAAAGCACAGTATCTATGACAACAGCAAGGGGGACCATGGGCTATATTGCACCAGAAATGTTATCCAGAAATTTTGGGAGTGTGTCTTATAAGTCaaatgtttatagttttggtaTGTTATTGCTTGAAATGGTAGGAGGAAGGAAGAATATTGATTTTATGGTAGAAAACATTAGTCAAGCATACTTCCCGGAATGGCTCTATAATCATTTGGATCAAGAGCAAGAGGTACACATCCGAATTGAGGAAGAAAATGATACTAAAATAGCAAAGAAGCTAAGTATCATAGGACTTTGGTGTATTCAATGGTATCTATCAAATCGCCCTTCGATGAAGGTTGTGGTTAGAATGTTGGAAAGAGAAGAAGACAATTTAGTCATGCCTCCTAATCCTTTTGCATCTATGGGACAAACAAGCACAAGTGTTAAAAGACGCAAAACATCTGTCCAACCAGGGTTGACAGTCATATcagaaatagaataa